The Flavobacterium sp. N2270 genome contains the following window.
TGATTTGCTTGTGTTTATTAAACTTATCTTAAATTTATATTGGCAACATTATTGCAATAAATTTAAATATAATTAACTTTGTAAAAAACATTAAACTATGAATCTTAAATTAAAATTTTTACTTGTATTTCTTTTAGCCATTGTATTTTCGTGTGCTAAGAACCCTTTTACTGGTAAAAGTACTATGGCACTTGTTCCTAATAGTCAAATTTTTCCTTCCTCTTTTCAGCAATATGGAGAATTTTTATCTGAAAATAAAGTATTAAAAGGAACTTCAGATGCTAAAAGAATAGAGCTTATTGGTATGAAAATCAAAACAGCTTCAGAAAGATGGTTAAATGCTAATGGTCATGCTGATTATTTAGACGGTTATGAGTGGGAATATAATTTAGTTCAAAGTGATGAATTAAATGCATGGTGTATGCCAGGTGGGAAAATTGTTTTTTATACAGGAATTTTACCAGTTTGTAAAGATGATGCTGGTATTGCCGCTGTAATGGGGCATGAAGTTGCTCATGCATTAGCAAATCATGGTCAGCAAAGAATGAGTGCAGGTATGTTACAACAATTAGGTGCTGTTGGTACTCAAGTTGCTGTAGGTAATAAGGATCCGCAAACACAAGCTTTAATTATGCAAGCCTATGGTGTTGGTTCTCAAGTAGGAGGTATGTTGCCATTTAGCAGAAGTCATGAAAGTGAAGCAGATAGAATAGGTTTGACGTTAATGGCAATTGCAGGTTACGATCCAATTAATGCTGTAAAAGTATGGGAGAGAATGTCGGCACTTTCTAATGGTCAATCTACGCCAGAAATTTTAAGTACTCATCCAAGTAATCAAACAAGAATTAAAGAATTAACTGCTTTAATTCCTCAGGCTAAAGTTGAAGCTGCAAAATTTGGTGTAACTTTTAAATAGGTTTTATATTAAAATATTATATTTGAATCCCGCTATGGCGGGATTTTTTAATTTAAATACACTATGAATTTAGAAAAAGGAAATAAAAAATTAGGTAACGCATGGGCGTTTTATGATTGGGCAAATTCAGTATATAACTTGGTCATTTCATCAGCTATTTTTCCAATTTATTATGGAGCTTTATTCAAAATAAAAGGAATATCATCTGTACATTTTTTAGGTTTTGAAGTGAAAAACACGGCATTAATTAGTTTTGTTACTGCTTTTGCTTTTTTAATTGTAGCCTTCATGTCTCCGTTGCTTTCTGGAATTGCTGATTTTGCAGGAAATAAGAAGCGATTTATGCAGTTTTTTTGTTATTTGGGCGCATTATCATGTATTGGATTGTCCTTTTTTACATTAGAGAATTTATATTTTGGAATTTTATGTTTCTTTTTTGGTTTAATAGGTTTTTGGGGGAGTTTAGTGTTTTATAATTCTTATTTACCTGATATCGCTTTTACTGATGATCAAGATAGATTAAGTGCAAAAGGATATTCATTAGGTTATATTGGTAGTGTTATTTTACTATTATTTAATTTAGCTATGGTTATGAAACCAGAATGGTTTGGAATAACAGGAGAAGATGCTGCAATGAAAGCTATGCAATATTCATTTGTTTCTGTTGGAATTTGGTGGATAGTTTTTAGTCAATATACATTCTATTATTTACCTAAAAACACAGTCAAAAATAAAGTTACTAAAAATGTTGTTTTTAATGGATATAAGGAGTTAAAGAAAGTTTGGCATCAATTAGAAGAGAATATTATTTTAAAAAAATATTTAAAGAGTTTCTTTGTTTATTCTATGGCTGTTCAAACGGTTATGTTGGTTGCAACTTATTTTGGTGAACAAGAAATTCTATGGGAGTCTGATAGTCAGCGAACATCAGGGTTAATAATTAGTATTTTGGTAATTCAATTAGTTGCTGTTCTTGGCGCTGTACTAACTTCAAAATTATCTGAAAAAATAGGAAATATCAAAACTCTAATAATTATTAATTCAATTTGGGTTATAATTTGTATTTGCGCATTCTTTGTAACTCTTCCTGTTCATTTTTATATAACCGCAGGTTTTGTTGGTTTAGTAATGGGTGGAATTCAATCACTTTCACGCTCTACTTATTCAAAATTATTGCCTGAAACAAAAGATTCAACTTCATTTTTTAGTTTTTATGATGTTGCCGAAAAAATTGGGATAGTTATAGGTATGGGAATTTTTGCAACTATAGATCAAATATCTGGTTCGATGAGAAATGCAATTGTATTTTTAGCCTTGTTTTTTATTGCGGGTGTATTTTTATTGTTCAATGTTCAAAAAACATTAAATAAAATATAAATAATTTATATATTTGAAATCTAATAAAATACTTCTTTATGAAAACTATAAAATCAATTTTTTCAGTACTAGTTTTAACATTGTCTTTTACAATACTTACTTCTTGTGATGTTGAACCTTTAGATAATGCAATAGATGTTAACAATGGAGGTGGTTCAGGAACTGTTGTAACAAGTTTTACTGCAAAAGTAAATGGAGCTGATTTTGTTGCAAGTTCAGAATCAATCATTGGAGATTATTCACCTTCTTCTTTTGGTAATGAGCTAGTAATATCTGGTTCTACTTCTACTGGGAAAAACATTAGTATTACTGTTATTAATCCAGCTGTAGCTACTTTTCCTGCGAGTTTTAATGTTAACAATTTAACTTTATTACAATATTTAGATTCTTCTTTGGGTACAAATGGTGGTTTTACTTCGTATAATCAAACAACCGATGTTTCTACAGGAACAGTAACTATAACTCACTTTGATACCGTAAATAATAAAGTTTCAGGTACATTTAGCTTTACAGCTTATAATTCAACAGATACAAGTACTAGATCAATAACTAATGGTGTTTTTAACAACATTTCATTTGATAATTCTGTTAACTAGTTTTAAGTTAATGTTAAAATCATATCCCGATATTTATATCGGGATTTTTTATGGCATAAAACTTGACCTTATAATGTGTAGAAATTGATGTTTTTATGTGTTTTGACATTGATAGACAGTTATTTATGTAAATCAATTAAAAATTTTATTTCTCACAAAAATTATGTTTAATGACAAAATGACTTTAAAATAGATATGTCTAATCAAAAAATACTTACGCTTGACAATTTGTCACTGCAAGAAATAAATTCAGAAGCTGAATTAATTCCTCTTTTAACACCAGAGGATGAGGAAGAAATGAATAAAGAAGAATTGCCTTTAGATTTACCAATACTTTCGTTAAGAAATATGGTTTTATTTCCTGGAGTTGTAATACCTATTACTGCTGGAAGAGATAAATCAATAAAATTAATAAACGACGCTAATGCAAGTGGTAAAGTTATAGGTGTTGTTGCTCAAATTGATGAAAGTGTTGAAGAGCCTACACCAAACGATGTTCATAAAATAGGAACGGTTGCACGTATTATTCGTGTTTTAAAAATGCCAGATGGTAATACAACAGTTATACTTCAAGGTAAAAAAAGGTTTGAAATAGATACTTTTACCCAAGAAGAACCTTATATGAAAGCAAC
Protein-coding sequences here:
- a CDS encoding DUF6252 family protein is translated as MKTIKSIFSVLVLTLSFTILTSCDVEPLDNAIDVNNGGGSGTVVTSFTAKVNGADFVASSESIIGDYSPSSFGNELVISGSTSTGKNISITVINPAVATFPASFNVNNLTLLQYLDSSLGTNGGFTSYNQTTDVSTGTVTITHFDTVNNKVSGTFSFTAYNSTDTSTRSITNGVFNNISFDNSVN
- a CDS encoding M48 family metallopeptidase — encoded protein: MNLKLKFLLVFLLAIVFSCAKNPFTGKSTMALVPNSQIFPSSFQQYGEFLSENKVLKGTSDAKRIELIGMKIKTASERWLNANGHADYLDGYEWEYNLVQSDELNAWCMPGGKIVFYTGILPVCKDDAGIAAVMGHEVAHALANHGQQRMSAGMLQQLGAVGTQVAVGNKDPQTQALIMQAYGVGSQVGGMLPFSRSHESEADRIGLTLMAIAGYDPINAVKVWERMSALSNGQSTPEILSTHPSNQTRIKELTALIPQAKVEAAKFGVTFK
- a CDS encoding MFS transporter, with amino-acid sequence MNLEKGNKKLGNAWAFYDWANSVYNLVISSAIFPIYYGALFKIKGISSVHFLGFEVKNTALISFVTAFAFLIVAFMSPLLSGIADFAGNKKRFMQFFCYLGALSCIGLSFFTLENLYFGILCFFFGLIGFWGSLVFYNSYLPDIAFTDDQDRLSAKGYSLGYIGSVILLLFNLAMVMKPEWFGITGEDAAMKAMQYSFVSVGIWWIVFSQYTFYYLPKNTVKNKVTKNVVFNGYKELKKVWHQLEENIILKKYLKSFFVYSMAVQTVMLVATYFGEQEILWESDSQRTSGLIISILVIQLVAVLGAVLTSKLSEKIGNIKTLIIINSIWVIICICAFFVTLPVHFYITAGFVGLVMGGIQSLSRSTYSKLLPETKDSTSFFSFYDVAEKIGIVIGMGIFATIDQISGSMRNAIVFLALFFIAGVFLLFNVQKTLNKI